In the Anaerosporomusa subterranea genome, one interval contains:
- a CDS encoding adenine phosphoribosyltransferase translates to MQFQNIIRVIPDFPAEGISFKDITTLLKDGPAFRQAVDCLAAEFAGQHIDLVAGPEARGFVIGAPMAYALGAGFVPIRKPGKLPAAVLHHEYSLEYGVDALEIHQDAILPGQKVLIVDDLLATGGTTKAVISMVEQLGGEVVGLGFLIELLFLHGRTGLDNYKVKSLVQY, encoded by the coding sequence ATGCAGTTTCAAAATATAATCCGAGTGATACCCGACTTTCCCGCTGAGGGCATCAGTTTCAAGGACATTACGACACTGCTGAAAGACGGACCTGCATTCCGACAGGCAGTTGACTGTTTAGCCGCAGAATTTGCCGGTCAACACATTGATCTGGTTGCTGGTCCAGAAGCACGCGGCTTTGTGATCGGCGCTCCAATGGCTTATGCGCTAGGGGCTGGGTTTGTGCCGATACGCAAACCAGGTAAATTGCCTGCTGCGGTTTTGCATCATGAGTATAGCCTGGAATACGGGGTTGATGCGCTGGAAATACATCAGGATGCGATTCTACCAGGCCAAAAAGTATTGATCGTTGACGATTTACTAGCCACAGGCGGTACGACTAAAGCTGTCATCTCCATGGTGGAGCAGCTTGGTGGCGAGGTTGTCGGCCTTGGCTTTTTGATTGAACTGTTATTTTTACATGGGCGGACCGGACTAGATAACTATAAAGTTAAGTCACTTGTGCAATACTAG
- the recJ gene encoding single-stranded-DNA-specific exonuclease RecJ, which produces MVYRPKKKWRLRTACPEQAATLASRLGVSTVVGQLLLNRGISDETVARQFLCGGLEGLHDPFLLKGMDAAIERTVAALNAKEKITIYGDYDVDGITATSLLYNILCKLGANINYYIPERQSEGYGLNVEALEKIAGSGTGLLITVDCGISACSEVLAVPALDIVITDHHQPPELLPTAVAIVNPKQPGCSYPEKELAGVGIAFKFCQALSKRLGAHLDCLHYLDIVAIGTVADMVSLTGENRLLVKYGVERLRQTENLGLQALLSACDLQSASIDAGKIGFVIAPRLNASGRLHHAAAGVELLTSLDTEKVQAIAVELNLTNAERQEVERQILEKAEETLNDTDWDTVKALVVAGSDWHSGVIGIVASRLVERYHRPTVLISVRDGIGKGSCRSIPGFDMYAGLQSCADLLLQFGGHRQAAGLSLKQEDIPAFTQRLNAIAGKVLSADDFFPLLNIDAMISLRELNTSLIEQMACLEPFGMGNPSPLLACSPIELQSSSAFGKENRHLRLWVRENTISSEVIAWNKGELAPTFDRKCPAEIAFVPEIHEWQGRSSVRMRAIDVRKTGCDLPDKQAVGKLYLLLKGLSRSTGKYPAELSADWYELSNQLATHYHINMDEAEITFSITVLEELGLISVHRQAKNQQILVFPPPTEKLDILASATYRSRGSKP; this is translated from the coding sequence ATGGTATATAGGCCAAAGAAAAAATGGCGTCTGCGTACAGCATGCCCGGAGCAGGCCGCCACTTTGGCCAGCCGTTTGGGTGTCTCAACAGTAGTGGGGCAGCTGTTGCTTAACCGCGGTATTTCTGATGAAACCGTGGCACGACAGTTTCTCTGCGGTGGCTTGGAGGGACTTCACGACCCATTCCTTCTCAAAGGGATGGATGCAGCGATAGAGCGAACTGTCGCTGCGTTGAACGCCAAAGAAAAGATTACCATATATGGCGATTACGATGTGGATGGCATTACCGCAACCTCGCTATTGTACAACATACTGTGTAAACTTGGTGCTAATATTAACTATTATATACCAGAGCGACAGAGTGAAGGTTATGGATTAAATGTCGAGGCGCTTGAGAAAATCGCTGGCTCAGGAACTGGCTTGTTGATAACTGTTGACTGCGGAATAAGCGCTTGTAGCGAAGTGCTGGCAGTTCCGGCTCTGGATATTGTCATTACCGACCACCATCAGCCGCCCGAGTTATTGCCTACAGCTGTTGCTATTGTTAATCCCAAACAGCCGGGCTGCTCTTATCCGGAAAAGGAGCTTGCCGGGGTTGGAATTGCTTTCAAATTCTGTCAAGCTCTTTCAAAGCGATTGGGTGCTCACCTTGATTGTTTGCATTATCTGGATATCGTCGCAATCGGTACTGTCGCAGACATGGTCTCCTTAACTGGAGAAAACCGGCTATTGGTTAAGTACGGCGTAGAGAGACTGCGACAGACGGAAAATTTGGGATTGCAGGCACTGCTCTCTGCATGTGACCTCCAAAGTGCGTCAATCGATGCCGGCAAGATTGGCTTCGTCATCGCGCCTCGCTTGAATGCCTCGGGTCGCCTTCATCACGCCGCCGCCGGAGTAGAACTGCTTACGTCGTTAGATACAGAAAAGGTTCAGGCAATTGCGGTTGAACTAAATCTGACTAACGCTGAGCGTCAGGAAGTAGAACGGCAAATATTGGAGAAGGCGGAAGAAACTCTTAACGATACAGATTGGGATACGGTTAAGGCATTAGTAGTTGCTGGTTCGGACTGGCACTCCGGGGTCATCGGCATCGTGGCTTCCCGTTTGGTCGAACGTTATCATCGACCAACAGTTCTCATTAGTGTTAGAGATGGGATCGGCAAGGGATCTTGCCGTAGCATACCTGGGTTTGATATGTATGCCGGACTGCAAAGTTGTGCTGATCTTTTGCTGCAATTTGGCGGTCACCGTCAAGCTGCGGGGCTTAGCCTAAAGCAGGAAGATATTCCTGCTTTTACCCAAAGACTTAACGCAATTGCGGGTAAGGTCTTGTCTGCTGATGATTTCTTTCCCTTATTGAATATCGATGCTATGATTAGTCTGCGCGAGTTGAATACATCGCTCATTGAACAAATGGCTTGCTTAGAACCATTTGGCATGGGGAATCCCAGTCCGCTGTTAGCATGTTCGCCAATTGAACTGCAGTCATCGTCTGCCTTTGGCAAGGAAAATCGCCATCTGCGCTTATGGGTTCGAGAGAATACTATAAGCAGTGAGGTGATTGCCTGGAATAAAGGGGAACTGGCGCCAACCTTCGATCGCAAGTGCCCGGCGGAAATTGCGTTCGTGCCTGAGATTCACGAATGGCAGGGGCGAAGCTCTGTGCGAATGCGAGCAATCGATGTACGTAAGACTGGGTGTGATCTCCCAGACAAGCAAGCTGTAGGTAAACTATACCTATTGCTTAAGGGGCTTAGTCGAAGTACCGGAAAATATCCTGCGGAGTTATCAGCTGATTGGTATGAACTGTCTAACCAATTGGCCACCCATTACCACATCAATATGGATGAAGCAGAAATTACCTTCTCAATTACCGTTCTGGAGGAACTGGGACTCATCTCTGTCCATCGGCAAGCTAAAAATCAGCAGATTCTTGTCTTTCCCCCTCCAACAGAAAAATTGGATATCTTAGCCTCTGCAACCTATCGGTCCAGAGGAAGTAAACCATAA
- a CDS encoding lipopolysaccharide assembly LapA domain-containing protein yields the protein MKFVVFALIFASFGAVVALQNATAVTVSFAVWSLQTSLVLVILGSAMVGALIILLLAAPVQIRLRWVADKANRRVSELEAKLQALEEKKLAAPTSELNKENNRDNGQPTATGINKDVDKEMNTDGI from the coding sequence ATGAAATTTGTGGTATTTGCCTTGATCTTTGCTTCATTTGGAGCAGTGGTCGCCTTGCAAAATGCAACTGCTGTCACGGTTAGCTTTGCTGTTTGGAGCCTTCAAACCTCTCTCGTGTTGGTCATACTAGGTTCGGCAATGGTTGGTGCATTGATTATTTTACTGCTGGCTGCTCCTGTTCAGATTCGTTTACGTTGGGTAGCTGATAAAGCTAATCGCCGAGTAAGCGAGTTGGAAGCAAAGCTCCAGGCGCTGGAAGAGAAGAAATTGGCAGCGCCGACAAGTGAATTGAACAAGGAAAACAATAGAGATAATGGCCAACCAACGGCTACAGGAATAAATAAAGACGTTGATAAGGAAATGAATACTGATGGTATATAG
- a CDS encoding vWA domain-containing protein, which produces MFEQHNLDQLAMPSSLLSTYIHRNLGARIGQSTVFSQKVHTVDPSQPEAVTILQHADAGKVFYRRIQGGQIYHFDIFHQCGPVDHRKIAKIVSKAIELFNFHQSMRSGIFFQNKTGIVKPDCFDVQTSTGGGRITGSLEYGKKLSLRRAHENHVHLAGMLPTESLACAFYIVQAVESIIMDSGLELRANETLQHVETHGGGGADLSPYSDQSDSFLQEKNIEQDSFAVKRQQFMQDATELAEEMDSAKDVYDTLSAIEQDDSKRFNSICTTPGETERICQSLSGMGIISMKGDKPVLTEYGRELKTFLSQRLPDVESYIRRMYRLFKPYDARFGRTKANLAPGDGGAGRRILCAENVHGEVSLPETIQAAACRLAANPGGVLRIGQEDIRRSSRRTTCNAEICVLIDASASMAGQRMSAAKYLVRHLLLSTPDRVSVILFQEDKATVQVPFTRDYVTLQQSLKEITAVGSTPLGLGIKTCVSYLEEARPKQPLILLVTDGVPTFADVTKDPVLDALNAAKKIKEKGYGFTCIGLRPHRDYLNKLAETAGGSVYMLEELEKQALVRTAWQQQCIRH; this is translated from the coding sequence ATGTTTGAACAGCACAATCTGGATCAGTTGGCCATGCCTAGCAGTTTATTATCCACCTATATACATCGTAATTTAGGAGCGCGGATCGGGCAAAGCACGGTGTTTAGTCAGAAAGTTCACACTGTCGATCCAAGTCAGCCCGAGGCTGTGACTATTCTGCAACATGCCGACGCAGGTAAAGTTTTTTACCGGCGGATTCAAGGTGGGCAAATATATCATTTCGATATTTTTCATCAGTGCGGCCCGGTCGACCACCGAAAAATTGCCAAGATTGTTAGCAAGGCAATAGAATTGTTCAATTTTCATCAGAGTATGCGAAGTGGTATATTTTTTCAAAACAAAACTGGCATTGTAAAACCAGACTGCTTTGATGTGCAGACATCAACTGGCGGTGGTCGAATTACCGGCAGTTTAGAATATGGAAAGAAGTTATCTTTGCGTAGGGCGCATGAAAATCATGTGCATTTGGCAGGCATGCTCCCGACGGAGAGTCTAGCTTGTGCTTTTTATATTGTTCAAGCGGTAGAGTCAATCATTATGGATAGCGGGTTGGAACTGCGGGCGAATGAAACTCTGCAACATGTGGAAACCCATGGCGGGGGCGGGGCTGATTTGTCGCCGTATTCAGATCAGTCGGATTCGTTTCTGCAGGAAAAAAACATTGAGCAGGATTCATTCGCAGTGAAACGACAGCAGTTTATGCAGGACGCAACCGAGTTAGCCGAAGAAATGGACAGCGCCAAAGACGTATATGATACACTTTCGGCAATTGAACAGGACGATTCTAAGAGGTTCAACTCGATTTGCACGACTCCGGGGGAAACCGAACGGATCTGCCAGAGCCTGAGCGGAATGGGCATAATATCAATGAAAGGCGATAAACCGGTGTTAACTGAGTATGGGCGGGAATTAAAGACGTTTCTGTCCCAAAGGCTGCCTGATGTGGAAAGCTATATTAGACGTATGTATCGGTTGTTCAAGCCTTATGACGCCCGGTTCGGAAGAACGAAAGCCAATCTAGCGCCTGGGGACGGGGGCGCCGGCCGCCGGATTCTTTGTGCAGAAAATGTACACGGCGAGGTGTCCTTACCGGAAACTATACAGGCGGCGGCTTGCCGACTGGCGGCCAATCCGGGAGGGGTGTTGCGAATTGGTCAAGAGGATATTCGACGCAGCTCGAGGCGGACAACATGTAATGCAGAAATTTGTGTACTGATTGATGCTAGCGCCAGTATGGCAGGGCAGCGGATGAGCGCCGCTAAGTATCTGGTTCGGCATTTGTTACTCTCGACGCCTGATCGGGTAAGTGTGATACTGTTTCAAGAAGATAAAGCAACAGTGCAGGTGCCTTTTACGAGAGACTATGTAACTCTTCAACAGAGTTTAAAAGAAATTACTGCAGTTGGTTCAACCCCTCTGGGTTTGGGTATAAAGACCTGCGTGAGCTATCTGGAAGAAGCAAGACCGAAACAGCCGCTAATTCTGCTTGTGACCGACGGTGTGCCGACGTTTGCCGACGTTACCAAGGATCCAGTCTTAGACGCGCTCAACGCAGCCAAAAAGATAAAAGAAAAGGGTTATGGATTTACCTGTATTGGGTTACGCCCCCATAGAGATTATTTGAACAAGTTGGCCGAAACAGCCGGCGGCAGCGTATATATGCTGGAAGAACTGGAGAAACAGGCTTTAGTACGAACCGCCTGGCAGCAGCAGTGTATCAGACATTAA